In Archangium lipolyticum, the genomic window GAGGAATCCCACGGCGGGGTCCAAGCCCACTCCTGCGAGGGCTGCGGCGCAATCCTGCATCAGCAGGGCATATCCGAAGGAGAGCAGCGCGTTGATGCGATCCTTCGGTGGACGGTGTGAGCGTCCGCCAAAGCGGAAAGCCTCCTCTTGGCGCTTCACCAGCAGGGAGAAGACGGAAAAGTAGTCGCGGGCAGCCATGCCTTCCTGGCCACGGACCTCTTCCACGGAAGTGGCGCGGGAAAGGGCGCGCAAGTGGAGCGCGAGCCGGTCACAGATCTTTGCGAAGGCAGGCTTGCGCTCCTCGGCCGCATCTCGGCGGGCGTGGAGGAGGAACCTGCGTGCGTTGGCGACCTTGCCGACGACCATGGCGCGTGCCAGTTCCAGCGTCCGGATGACGCAAACTGCTATGCACTTGTCAAAGAGCGCTTCTCTGGACAGTCTTTAGAGCGTCCGCTCGACGAGATTGATTCCGTTGGGGACGGAGCCCACTGTCACCTCGTAGTCAGAGAAGTCGCGCGCGGGCCGCGAGCTGTCCTTGCGGCTGACCTTCACTAGGTCGAACAGCCGGTGGGCAGGGGCATTGCCAAGAGCGCTCTCGTGCTCGAAGACGATGAGGCGCCGCGAGGCCATCAGCCCGCGCGCGGCACTGCGATCATGCTCGAACATCTGGCCGAGCGCCTGCCACAGCAGCTCCAGGTCCTCGGGGCCGAAGCGCGTTTGTCTGGCCAGCGCGGGTGAGATGAATCCGTGGGTTCGGTAGAGCCCATAAGGCACCATCGTCTTGCGGCCCATGGTGCGGTTGTCTCCGCCCTGCTGGTCCGCTTCCTTCTGGGTGGCCACTGCCATGCGGGTGATGGCGTGCTCCAGACTGATGATGGGGTCCACCGAGCGACCGAAGGTGAGTTGGACCGGGCCGCGAACCTGGCCAGCGTTGTTCTCCTTGAGGGACATCACCGCCCCGAAGGTGCGGATGTCATAGAAACTGCGGCACATCCAGTCGCGTGCCTTTTCCACTACATCGCCGTCCGAGGCTTTCTTCGCCGGCTTCTTCGCGGCCTTCTTCTTGCCGCCCTCCT contains:
- the cas7c gene encoding type I-C CRISPR-associated protein Cas7/Csd2 is translated as MSELKNRYDFVLLFDVKDGNPNGDPDAGNLPRVDPETGHGLVTDVCLKRKVRNFVQLARNGQEGYDIYIKEKAVLSQQQGRAYAALGLEAPAADDGEDASRTEEGGKKKAAKKPAKKASDGDVVEKARDWMCRSFYDIRTFGAVMSLKENNAGQVRGPVQLTFGRSVDPIISLEHAITRMAVATQKEADQQGGDNRTMGRKTMVPYGLYRTHGFISPALARQTRFGPEDLELLWQALGQMFEHDRSAARGLMASRRLIVFEHESALGNAPAHRLFDLVKVSRKDSSRPARDFSDYEVTVGSVPNGINLVERTL